A stretch of Treponema vincentii F0403 DNA encodes these proteins:
- a CDS encoding electron transport complex protein RnfA — protein MELFKIFLAAVFVKNIVFIRFLALCSFIGMTSDVKKSTGMGWAVLFVTVIATAATYPLYKLVLAPYNLGFLQTLLFILVIASLVQLVEFYLKKSAPALYSAMGVYLPLITTNCAILAVTLDVIAADYTFIQSMVYSIGVALSYLLAMVLFAGLRERIDIAPIPKYLKGTPILFIAAALLSLAFGGFAGMI, from the coding sequence ATGGAACTGTTTAAGATTTTTCTTGCTGCGGTATTTGTTAAGAATATCGTTTTTATCCGCTTCCTTGCGTTGTGTTCGTTTATCGGTATGACATCCGATGTTAAGAAATCTACCGGTATGGGATGGGCGGTTCTCTTTGTTACGGTTATTGCAACTGCCGCTACCTATCCGCTTTACAAATTGGTTCTTGCACCGTACAACCTCGGCTTTTTGCAAACCTTGCTCTTTATCTTGGTTATTGCGAGTTTGGTTCAGCTGGTAGAATTCTACTTGAAGAAGTCTGCACCTGCGCTATATTCGGCGATGGGTGTGTATCTTCCGCTGATCACCACGAACTGCGCTATTTTAGCGGTTACGCTCGATGTTATCGCTGCCGACTATACCTTTATCCAATCGATGGTATATTCAATCGGTGTTGCGCTCAGCTATCTGTTGGCAATGGTATTGTTTGCCGGTTTACGTGAACGCATCGATATTGCTCCGATACCTAAGTACCTCAAGGGTACTCCCATCCTGTTTATCGCTGCAGCGCTGTTGTCGTTGGCATTCGGCGGTTTTGCCGGCATGATTTAA
- a CDS encoding RnfABCDGE type electron transport complex subunit B, with product MQIIILTLIVSLVLSVAIGFLLGFFKKLFYVAPDETVAKIREVLPGANCGACGFPGCDGFAAAVASGNAPVNGCSVGAGPVAAKVGAIMGVSASADAKVAVLLCQGSHDVCKEKADYVGVKTCRAAKISVNGLRECDWGCIGLGDCEMACPFDAIHVEADGIPHVDYEKCTGCAVCVAACPQHILTTVPTTRKGSIALCSCRNPRKAVIMKNCKRGCIKCMKCEKNCPTGAIKVINGIPEVNYELCDSCGICIKGCPTKVLALVEDKIAVQSPCSACQAS from the coding sequence ATGCAAATAATCATTTTAACGCTTATTGTTTCGCTGGTATTGTCCGTAGCAATAGGCTTTTTACTAGGATTTTTTAAAAAGCTGTTTTATGTTGCCCCTGATGAAACGGTGGCAAAAATTCGTGAAGTGCTTCCGGGCGCTAACTGCGGCGCCTGCGGTTTCCCGGGCTGCGACGGTTTTGCGGCAGCGGTTGCAAGCGGTAATGCGCCGGTAAATGGCTGTTCCGTCGGTGCGGGTCCCGTTGCGGCAAAGGTTGGCGCTATTATGGGTGTTTCCGCATCGGCCGATGCAAAGGTTGCGGTGCTGCTGTGCCAAGGTTCGCACGACGTGTGCAAAGAAAAGGCTGATTATGTCGGTGTTAAGACGTGCCGCGCCGCAAAGATTTCGGTAAACGGATTGCGGGAATGCGATTGGGGCTGTATCGGACTTGGCGACTGCGAAATGGCGTGTCCTTTCGATGCCATTCACGTTGAAGCGGATGGTATTCCGCACGTAGATTACGAAAAGTGCACCGGTTGCGCCGTTTGCGTTGCAGCTTGTCCCCAGCATATTTTGACTACCGTGCCGACGACCCGGAAAGGTTCCATTGCGCTTTGTTCATGTCGCAATCCTAGAAAAGCCGTTATTATGAAAAACTGTAAACGCGGCTGCATCAAGTGTATGAAGTGCGAAAAGAATTGTCCCACAGGTGCGATAAAAGTTATCAACGGTATTCCGGAAGTTAATTACGAACTTTGCGATTCCTGCGGTATCTGTATCAAAGGCTGCCCGACCAAGGTACTTGCCTTAGTAGAAGATAAGATTGCCGTGCAGTCTCCCTGCAGCGCGTGCCAAGCGAGCTAG